A part of Streptomyces sp. NBC_00557 genomic DNA contains:
- a CDS encoding glycoside hydrolase family 64 protein, with protein MAPRHQRNLTRRKMLFALGGAAVAVPAIAAVAPYALAGQSKDSATAASGSLPVTVVNNSGSFDNGSVHLYVVGNADGKQVRLTPDGTVAPVALSDNGADGFTDYAIPLASSGETKLSLPYMSGRIYVSLGQKLKFKVVTDGNGNAALQYPAGWVTSDPNYGILHDCAEFTHNASGMFCNTTMVDMFSVPMSLRLTGDKDQTTGALRDGGRAAAFAEVKKVAEFAPLVVDDTRIIAPGHGLDAGIFPKDYFAPYIDEVWSTYTGKDLKVTTNAGTFTGRVRGERLTFDGPASVSFAKPSTRDVLFCDGNLAAPNDGTTGPVAAVLGAAFNRSTLLSNPSQPTTDPAAFYQTALTNHYAKAVHAATADGRAYGFAFDDVADFASYIQDTNPSALTLTLTAF; from the coding sequence ATGGCACCTCGCCACCAGCGCAACCTCACCCGCCGCAAGATGCTGTTCGCCCTCGGTGGCGCGGCCGTGGCCGTCCCGGCGATAGCCGCCGTCGCCCCGTACGCCCTCGCGGGCCAGAGCAAGGACTCCGCGACCGCGGCGAGCGGCTCGCTCCCGGTCACCGTGGTCAACAACAGCGGGTCGTTCGACAACGGCTCGGTGCACCTGTACGTCGTCGGAAACGCCGACGGTAAGCAGGTGCGGCTCACCCCGGACGGCACCGTCGCCCCCGTGGCCCTCTCGGACAACGGCGCCGACGGCTTCACCGACTACGCGATCCCGCTCGCGAGCAGCGGCGAGACCAAGCTGTCCCTGCCCTACATGTCGGGCCGCATCTACGTCTCACTCGGCCAGAAGCTCAAGTTCAAGGTCGTGACCGACGGCAACGGCAACGCCGCTCTGCAGTACCCGGCCGGCTGGGTCACGTCGGACCCCAACTACGGCATCCTGCACGACTGCGCCGAGTTCACCCACAACGCGTCCGGCATGTTCTGCAACACCACGATGGTGGACATGTTCAGCGTTCCGATGAGCCTGCGCCTCACCGGCGACAAGGACCAGACGACGGGCGCCCTGCGCGACGGCGGCCGCGCCGCGGCCTTCGCGGAGGTCAAGAAGGTGGCCGAGTTCGCCCCTCTGGTCGTGGACGACACGCGGATCATCGCCCCCGGCCACGGCCTGGACGCGGGCATCTTCCCCAAGGACTACTTCGCCCCGTACATCGACGAGGTGTGGAGCACCTACACCGGCAAGGACCTCAAGGTCACCACGAACGCGGGCACGTTCACCGGCCGCGTCCGCGGCGAGCGCCTCACCTTCGACGGCCCGGCGTCGGTGTCCTTCGCCAAGCCCTCCACCCGTGACGTCCTGTTCTGCGACGGCAACCTCGCCGCCCCCAACGACGGCACCACCGGACCCGTGGCGGCGGTCCTGGGCGCGGCCTTCAACCGCTCCACCCTGCTGAGCAATCCCTCGCAGCCCACCACCGACCCGGCGGCCTTCTACCAGACCGCCCTGACCAACCACTACGCGAAGGCCGTCCACGCGGCCACCGCGGACGGCAGGGCCTACGGCTTCGCCTTCGACGACGTGGCGGACTTCGCCTCCTACATCCAGGACACGAATCCCTCGGCCCTCACCCTCACCCTGACGGCGTTCTGA
- a CDS encoding Fur family transcriptional regulator encodes MSDLLERLRGRGWRMTAQRRVVAEVLDGEHVHLTADEVHARAVAKLPEISRATVYNTLGELVSLGEVLEVTTDKRAKRYDPNAHRPHHHLVCAHCGAIRDVHPTGNPLADLPDTERFGFTVSDVEVTYRGLCPDCAAA; translated from the coding sequence ATGAGCGACCTTCTGGAACGGCTGCGTGGACGCGGATGGCGGATGACCGCGCAGCGGCGCGTCGTGGCCGAGGTCCTCGACGGCGAGCACGTCCATCTGACGGCCGACGAGGTCCACGCCCGGGCTGTCGCGAAGCTGCCGGAGATCTCCCGGGCGACCGTGTACAACACGCTGGGCGAGCTGGTCTCCCTCGGCGAGGTGCTGGAAGTCACGACGGACAAGCGCGCCAAGCGCTACGACCCGAACGCGCACCGGCCGCACCATCACCTGGTCTGCGCCCACTGCGGCGCGATCCGCGACGTCCACCCGACGGGCAACCCGCTCGCCGACCTCCCCGACACCGAGCGCTTCGGCTTCACGGTGTCGGACGTCGAGGTGACGTACCGCGGCCTGTGCCCGGACTGCGCGGCGGCGTAA
- the hisN gene encoding histidinol-phosphatase translates to MPDYLDDLRLAHVLADAADAATMDRFKALDLKVETKPDMTPVSEADKAAEELIRGQLQRARPRDAVLGEEYGVEGSGPRRWVIDPIDGTKNYVRGVPVWATLISLMEAAEGGYQPVVGLVSAPALGRRWWAAKGHGAFTGRSLTSASRLHVSGVGRLADASFAYSSLSGWEEQGRLGGFLDLTRQVWRTRAYGDFWPYMMVAEGSVDMCAEPELSLWDMAANAIIVTEAGGAFTGLDGRPGPHSGNAAASNGLLHDELLGYLNQRH, encoded by the coding sequence ATGCCGGACTACCTCGACGACCTGCGTCTCGCCCACGTCCTCGCGGACGCCGCCGACGCCGCCACCATGGACCGCTTCAAGGCGCTCGACCTGAAGGTCGAGACCAAGCCGGACATGACGCCGGTGAGCGAGGCGGACAAGGCGGCGGAAGAACTGATCCGCGGCCAGCTCCAGCGCGCCCGCCCCAGGGACGCGGTCCTCGGCGAGGAGTACGGCGTGGAGGGCTCCGGCCCGCGCCGCTGGGTGATCGACCCCATCGACGGCACGAAGAACTACGTCCGCGGCGTCCCGGTCTGGGCGACGCTCATCTCCCTGATGGAGGCGGCGGAGGGGGGCTACCAGCCCGTCGTCGGCCTCGTCTCCGCCCCCGCGCTCGGCCGCCGCTGGTGGGCCGCGAAGGGGCACGGCGCCTTCACCGGCCGCAGTCTGACCTCCGCGAGCCGCCTCCATGTCTCCGGCGTCGGCAGGCTCGCGGACGCGTCGTTCGCGTACTCCTCCCTCTCCGGCTGGGAGGAGCAGGGCCGCCTCGGCGGGTTCCTGGATCTGACCCGCCAGGTGTGGCGCACGCGCGCGTACGGCGACTTCTGGCCGTACATGATGGTCGCCGAGGGATCCGTGGACATGTGCGCGGAGCCGGAGCTGTCGCTGTGGGACATGGCCGCGAACGCGATCATCGTCACGGAGGCCGGCGGCGCCTTCACCGGCCTCGACGGCCGCCCGGGCCCGCACAGCGGCAACGCCGCCGCGTCCAACGGCCTGCTGCACGACGAGTTGCTGGGGTATCTCAACCAGCGCCACTGA
- a CDS encoding CBS domain-containing protein yields MLVRDAMSTVILTVGPAHTLRQAANLMSARRVGAAVVLDPDAGGIGILTERDILNSVGLGQNPDTERAFAHTTTDVVFAAPTWTLEQAARAMTHGGFRHLVVLDRGEVAGIVSVRDIIRCWTPAREPAPAL; encoded by the coding sequence ATGCTCGTCCGCGACGCCATGAGCACGGTGATCCTCACCGTCGGCCCCGCCCACACACTCCGCCAGGCGGCGAACCTGATGTCCGCCCGCCGCGTCGGCGCCGCCGTCGTCCTCGACCCGGACGCCGGCGGCATCGGCATCCTCACCGAACGCGACATCCTCAACTCCGTCGGCCTCGGCCAGAACCCCGACACCGAACGCGCCTTCGCCCACACCACCACCGACGTCGTCTTCGCCGCCCCGACCTGGACCCTGGAGCAGGCCGCCCGCGCCATGACCCACGGCGGCTTCCGGCACCTGGTCGTCCTCGACCGCGGCGAGGTCGCCGGCATCGTCTCGGTCCGCGACATCATCCGCTGCTGGACCCCGGCCCGCGAGCCCGCCCCCGCGCTCTGA